A single Nicotiana tabacum cultivar K326 chromosome 5, ASM71507v2, whole genome shotgun sequence DNA region contains:
- the LOC107832622 gene encoding putative germin-like protein 2-1: MANLFLLLNLIAVVSFCCVNVLAFEPSPMQDFCVADPASLDRVNGLACKDPKSVQAEDFFFSGLHLAGYTTNAVGSKVTPVNVAQVPGLNTLGISLVRVDYAPWGINPPHTHPRATEILTVLEGSLQVGFVTSNPENRLITKVLKKGDVFVFPIGLVHYQRNVGKGNAVAIAALSSQNPGVITIANAVFGSDPAIATDILAKAFQVDESIVALMQSKF, encoded by the exons ATGGCTAACCTGTTTCTCCTGCTGAATCTGATAGCCGTAGTAAGTTTCTGCTGTGTTAATGTGTTAGCTTTTGAGCCAAGTCCAATGCAAGATTTCTGTGTGGCCGATCCTGCTAGCCTAG ACAGGGTAAACGGCTTAGCTTGCAAAGATCCCAAGTCAGTTCAAGCAGAGGACTTTTTCTTCAGTGGGCTGCATTTGGCTGGCTACACAACAAATGCTGTTGGTTCTAAGGTCACTCCTGTCAATGTAGCTCAAGTACCAGGACTGAACACTCTTGGTATTTCATTGGTTCGCGTCGACTATGCACCATGGGGAATCAACCCTCCTCACACTCACCCTAGAGCTACTGAGATACTCACTGTCCTTGAAGGTTCTCTTCAAGTTGGTTTTGTAACCTCAAACCCCGAAAATCGTCTTATTACTAAGGTACTTAAAAAAGGCGATGTGTTTGTATTTCCTATTGGACTTGTTCACTACCAACGCAATGTTGGAAAGGGAAATGCTGTTGCAATTGCAGCATTGAGTAGTCAGAATCCTGGTGTTATAACCATTGCTAATGCAGTTTTCGGATCGGATCCAGCTATAGCAACAGATATTCTTGCCAAGGCTTTTCAAGTGGATGAAAGCATAGTTGCTCTGATGCAATCAAAATTTTAA
- the LOC107832626 gene encoding DNA-directed RNA polymerase III subunit 2-like, whose protein sequence is MGMGDDSTMSNPTNDLSHGIDKQYLASPIKNLVDKYQLVPEFLKVRGLVKQHLDSFNYFVKTEIKKIVHANKEIRSILDPNIYLKYNDVHIGEPSIMVDGVTEKLNPQKCRLCDITYAAPIYVDIEYTTGSHGQISVQTKKNVTIGRMPVMLRSCCCVLYGKDEEELAKLGECPLDPGGYFVIKGTEKVILIQEQLSKNRIIIDTDKKGCVQASVTSSTEKTKSKTIVKMEKEKVYLELNMFKTKVPIMIVMKAMGMESDQEVVQMIGRDPRFSALLLPSIEECADLKVYTQQQALEFLESDKMLKMFSYSAGPVEKGARALSILRDIFLANVPVHKHNFRKKCIYVAVMMRRMMEAILNKDAMDDKDYVGNKRLELSGQLLSLLFEDLFKTMNDEARKTVDALLARPSRSSRLDISPYIAKDSITVGMERTLSTGNWDVKRFRMHRKGMTQVVARLSYIGSLGHMTKISPQFEKSRKVSGPRALQPSQWGMLCPCDTPEGEACGLVKNLALMTHVTTDEDEQPIISLCYCLGVEDLEQLSAEELHMPSSYLIILNGLILGKHRSPQRFANAMRKLRRAGKIGEFISIFVNEKQRSVYIASDGGRVCRPLVIADKGVSRIKEQHMKELRDGVRNFDSFLRDGLIEYLDVNEENNSLIALYEKEATPETTHIEIEPFTILGVCAGLIPYPHHNQSPRNTYQCAMGKQAMGNIAYNQLSRMDTLIYLLVYPQRPLLTTRTIELVGYDKLGAGQNATVAVMSYSGYDIEDAIVMNKSSLDRGFGRCIVMKKYSATCLKYENNTSDRIIKPQRQGYEAERMQILDEDGLASPGEIIRPHDIYINKESPTVTRTPVSSPMSLPDSAYKPSRQTYKGPEGETPVVDRVALHSDKNNNLCIKFMIRHTRRPEIGDKFSSRHGQKGVCGTIVQQEDFPFSERGICPDLIMNPHGFPSRMTVGKMIELLGSKAGVSCGRFHYGSAFGEPSGHADTVDTISETLVKHGFSYNGKDFIYSGITGMPLQAYIFMGPIYYQKLKHMVLDKMHARGSGPRVMITRQPTEGRSRNGGLRVGEMERDCLIAYGASMLIYERLMISSDPFEVQVCRKCGLLGYYNYKLKTGICSMCKNGENISTMKLPYACKLLIQELQSMNIVPRLKLSEA, encoded by the exons ATGGGTATGGGAGATGATTCCACCATGTCCAATCCGACGAATGACTTGAGCCACGGAATTGACAAGCAGTACCTTGCATCTCCTATTAAGAATTTGGTGGACAAGTATCAGCTTGTTCCAGAATTCTTGAAGGTGAGAGGATTGGTGAAGCAACACTTAGACTCCTTCAATTACTTTGTCAAGACGGAAATAAAGAAGATCGTCCATGCGAATAAGGAGATTAGATCGATACTGGACCCTAACATTTATCTTAAGTACAATGATGTTCATATTGGTGAACCATCAATTATGGTTGATGGCGTAACGGAGAAACTAAATCCACAGAAATGTCGGCTATGTGACATTACCTATGCGGCTCCAATTTATGTCGATATCGAATACACAACGGGAAGTCATGGGCAGATATCAGTGCAAACAAAGAAGAATGTTACCATTGGAAGGATGCCGGTTATGCTTAGAAGCTGTTGCTGTGTGCTATATGGGAAGGATGAAGAAGAACTAGCAAAACTTGGAGAATGCCCACTTGATCCCGGAGGGTATTTTGTCATCAAAGGGACTGAGAAGGTAATTTTGATTCAGGAGCAGCTCTCGAAGAACAGAATAATCATTGATACCGATAAAAAAGGGTGTGTGCAAGCATCTGTTACCAGTAGCACAGAAAAAACAAAAAGCAAAACAATTGTAAAAATGGAGAAAGAAAAGGTGTACTTGGAGTTGAATATGTTCAAAACCAAGGTCCCCATCATGATTGTCATGAAGGCCATGGGTATGGAGAGCGATCAAGAGGTTGTGCAAATGATAGGAAGAGATCCTCGGTTTAGTGCTCTGCTTTTGCCATCAATCGAGGAGTGTGCAGATCTCAAGGTGTATACGCAACAACAGGCATTGGAGTTCCTCGAGAGTGATAAGATGCTGAAAATGTTTTCATATTCTGCTGGTCCAGTTGAGAAGGGAGCGCGAGCTTTGAGTATTCTTCGTGACATATTTCTTGCAAATGTTCCTGTACATAAACATAATTTCCGCAAAAAATGCATATATGTTGCAGTGATGATGAGGCGCATGATGGAAGCAATCCTAAACAAGGATGCAATGGATGACAAGGACTATGTTGGGAATAAACGACTGGAGCTCTCCGGTCAGCTGTTATCTCTCCTTTTTGAGGATTTGTTCAAGACGATGAATGATGAAGCTAGGAAGACAGTTGATGCCCTTTTAGCAAGGCCCAGTCGCTCCAGCCGTTTGGACATTTCTCCATACATAGCAAAAGATAGTATTACTGTGGGCATGGAGAGAACCCTATCTACAGGCAACTGGGATGTAAAACGATTTAGGATGCACAGGAAAGGCATGACTCAGGTTGTTGCTCGGTTATCATACATTGGATCATTGGGCCACATGACAAAGATCTCGCCACAGTTTGAGAAGTCTAGAAAAGTTAGTGGTCCTAGAGCACTGCAACCAAGCCAGTGGGGGATGCTCTGCCCTTGTGACACCCCGGAAGGTGAAGCTTGTGGATTGGTGAAAAACCTGGCATTGATGACTCATGTTACGACAGATGAGGATGAGCAGCCTATTATTTCTCTGTGCTACTGCTTGGGTGTTGAGGACTTGGAACAACTTTCGGCAGAAGAACTTCACATGCCAAGTTCCTATCTCATCATATTAAATGGACTTATTCTAGGCAAGCACAGGAGTCCACAG CGATTTGCTAATGCAATGAGGAAGCTACGGAGGGCTGGTAAAATTGGGGAGTTTATAAGCATCTTTGTGAATGAAAAGCAG CGCTCTGTTTACATCGCCTCAGATGGTGGACGTGTTTGTCGTCCACTTGTCATTGCTGACAAAGGTGTTTCCAGAATCAAGGAGCAACATATGAAAGAGTTGAGG GATGGTGTGCGCAACTTCGACAGCTTTCTAAGGGATGGTTTGATAGAATATCTTGATGTCAACGAGGAGAACAACTCATTG ATTGCTCTATACGAGAAGGAGGCTACGCCAGAGACAACACATATTGAGATTGAGCCTTTTACAATCTTAGGTGTTTGTGCTGGTTTGATACCTTATCCTCATCACAATCAGTCCCCTAGGAATACCTATCAGTGTGCGATGGGTAAGCAAGCTATGGGAAACATTGCCTATAATCAGTTGAGTCGGATGGACACATTGATCTACCTTTTGGTGTATCCTCAACGCCCTTTACTGACTACAAGAACGATAGAGCTGGTTGGTTATGATAAACTAGGGGCTGGGCAGAATGCCACTGTTGCTGTGATGAGTTATAGTGGGTATGACATTGAGGATGCAATAGTAATGAACAAGTCTTCTTTGGATCGAGGTTTTGGGCGTTGCATAGTGATGAAGAAGTACTCAGCCACATGTTTGAAGTATGAGAACAACACATCAGATAGAATAATTAAACCACAGCGTCAAGGATATGAAGCTGAGAGGATGCAGATTCTGGATGAAGATGGACTAGCTTCTCCAGGAGAAATTATTAGACCCCATGATATCTATATCAACAAGGAGTCCCCTACAGTCACGAGGACACCAGTCTCGTCTCCTATGAGCTTGCCGGATAGCGCATATAAGCCTAGTAGACAAACTTATAAAGGTCCTGAAGGGGAGACGCCTGTTGTTGATAGGGTAGCTCTTCACTCTGATAAGAACAACAATTTATGCATCAAATTTATGATCCGTCATACCCGCAGGCCTGAGATTGGTGACAAGTTCAGTAGTAGACATGGGCAGAAAGGAGTGTGTGGCACCATTGTACAGCAGGAAGATTTTCCATTTTCTGAACGTGGCATTTGCCCTGATCTTATTATGAATCCTCATGGATTTCCAAGCCGAATGACAGTGGGAAAGATGATAGAGCTTCTTGGAAGTAAAGCTGGAGTTTCATGTGGTAGGTTTCATTACGGCAGTGCTTTCGGAGAACCCAGTGGTCATGCAGACACAGTTGACACGATCAGTGAGACTCTGGTAAAGCATGGCTTTAGCTACAACGGCAAGGACTTTATTTATTCAGGGATAACCGGTATGCCACTACAAGCATACATCTTCATGGGGCCAATATATTACCAAAAACTGAAACACATGGTCCTAGATAAAATGCATGCTCGCGGGAGTGGGCCTCGTGTTATGATCACAAGACAACCTACCGAAGGGAGGAGCAGAAATGGAGGTTTACGTGTGGGAGAAATGGAACGTGATTGCTTGATTGCATATGGTGCAAGTATGTTAATATACGAGCGCTTGATGATTTCTAGTGATCCCTTTGAGGTTCAGGTTTGTCGAAAATGTGGTTTATTGGGATATTACAACTACAAGCTTAAGACTGGCATTTGCTCTATGTGCAAGAACGGGGAAAATATATCTACAATGAAGTTGCCTTATGCTTGCAAGCTCCTAATCCAGGAGCTCCAATCAATGAACATTGTCCCGCGATTAAAACTATCAGAAGCCTGA